The genomic stretch CAGTAATTAGAGTGCAGgtgtgttagagtgtgtgtgtgtgtgtgtgtgtcaccacaCTGTGAACTGTTGTTAATGTggacatgtgtgtttttcttcttctgcttcagtCTATGCGCAACATCCTCTGTCAGGTCTGACAACACCTGCACACACTAGTTCCGGTTattactttcaaaataaacagacagTTTCTTCCACAGAAATCTGAACTTCTAACTTGTTTAAGAAATATCCAGAACCTTCACTTAGGTTAGAAATAAACAAGCTTATATGTGAAATGAAGCAGTTATGAGTTCTGTATTCAATGTATTtgtaaaaaagcaaaataacaatttttgaaagagaaaaccacaataattcattatatttaacgtaaaaaatacacaataataatCTAATTACACAAAATAAAGGCATTAGACGTGTTCTCATATACTTAAAAATtacagagagaacaaaagaTACTAGACAGGGAGAGTATACAAAAGACAATAACATAAAAAGAGGGATTTGTACTATTAAACAAAGATATTCAAATAAACTCCTCTTTGTTACAGGACCCAGAAATCAGATTTGTACATctttaatgaaaagaagaatttgttttaactaaATCGACATGTATggataaaaaacagtttttctccaTCATCAGTGAcaaaatcaatggaaatgtaATTTGCTGTGTGGGGATTAGACGTTGTGTCTCACAGACTTTTATTCTGATGTGCACATCCTCTGATTTCCGCTCTCATTTCCCCTCACAGTGCGTAATTCGGTGCCACTGGACCCGCAGCCCCTGACAGgagtctccctccctccctcccgtcctccctctctgtctctgggtgTCTCCCCCTGCACTTCTCGCTCAGGTGCGACATTCTTGCGGTGCCTCCCTGCCGAGAAGATGACGGACTCCGCGCCGCCCGACTCCACCGCCGTCCCGCACCCGGCTGTGGTTGTGGAGCCCGCGGCGGTGAACGGCCAGTGCGAGCAGGCGGACccccaggagcagcagcaggagcaggagcagcagcaggagcagcaggagcagcggAGCGGCACAGAAAGTCAGGGAGAGGGTCTGAAGATGGACCAGGAGATGAAGATCACAGAGAGCATAGATGACAGAGGTAGGTGGAGCGGGGTCGAAGTTCCTCAGATGCCCAGAGCGCACAGTGCGCCCCGGTGCCATGGAGAGGGTCCTGATGTGCGTCCATCCAGATGTGCAGAAACATGTTCCTCCTATATCCCAAACTGGGAGAGAGGATGACGCTGTGTTGTTGTGGTCCACACGTTAAAGCAGAAGTTTGCATCCCTGCGTTCATGGCTGAACAAAACCCAGTGCTGTGATTAggattgatttaattaattagtGGTTTGCCTTTGGGAGGGAGTGAGTGGAAAGCCACAGGCGAGCGTTGTGTTCCACATCCAGAATATGACACAgaaagaagtgtgtgtctgtgtgtgtgtagttctcTGCCTCGACAACACAACCAGCCCATGTCACATTACACAGATCTGTATTTTAATACACAACTCAAATCATTTTAAGCCTCATGTGGAAAAAACTCAATTCACTTGTGTAAATCTTTAATGTCATatagataaatacatttcattattattgtaaaaacacaatgtgattaTTGTCATTCAAACCAATTCAATGGATGCTTACGCACAAATAAGCACAACTTCAAAAGTTAAAAGCAATAGTCGTATATATGTAAGTGTTAATCTAATGCAGGGAGTATGTTCACCAGTGTTTGGGAAAGAAGGTTTTAgctagatttttcttttatttatatttgtttagatattttttaCTCTGTATTGGTATCCGCCCTCAAAAATCCACATTGGGCTGGGCTGAGCTTCAAATGAGTGCTGTTGtaatgtgtttgatgtgtaaaTAGACAACTGCTTGATAACACTTTCACCATATCAGCTTTATGAGGGGATATGTCCTTGTTGTGCCAAAATAATCGGTTTACGTAGGCTTAAGTATCAAGAAGAAATATTGTCACGTATTTCCAAGTAATCCGCTGCTCTTTAAAGGTACATTATGCATTATTACGAGTTATTACTGGTGTTTATCAGTAGGTAACAGTTGtcctgtgtggttgtgtgcagGTCTTCTGGAGAGCAGCATGCGTCTGAAGCCTCATGAAGCACAGAGCTACCGTAAGAAAGCCCTGTGGGTGTCCTGGGTCTCCATCGCGGTCACCATTGTCCTCGCCATCGCTGCTTTCAGTGAGTAGCACCATCACGTCTCGTCTTTCTGGTGAATgtcacacagagaaagtgctgctttTTACATTCCTGGTGGGGGTTCAACTAAataaagtacacaaacacagtccTAAGATAAACTGGCGCACGCTGTTTGGTGCTTCAGCTGAAGGACGGGTTTGTTAATTATTGTGACACCCTGTTGATCAACATGACATCCAGCAGCCGGAATAATCAGCAGCACTTAAGATGAAACCTGAAGGACGAGCAGTTGACACGGGAACACACTCCAGCACGCAGAGTCTCACACTTCACGCTGACGCCATGTTTCGTTCCCTTTAAACCTTTAGCCTCCCACTGTTCCCACTTCAAATGACCCGTCCAgttccttctttccttttctcccaACTATCACGGATGACGCCGCCCCTGAGTGCATGAGACTCATTCTCAGTTTCTTTGATTGTGTGGAACAGGCAAGAAAATCTCTCTTACCTCTCTTACATCATGTTTTCAGGTCCGCTCCGTTGTTGTGAACGCGATACCTCgagaacgccttgagggaactTCTTCAAATTGTGTACAAATATTCACTAAGACTCACGGATTAATTGACTATTCATTAGAATtgtgaggtcaaaggttaaaggcTCACAGTTCACAGTGGCCTCTTGAACGTGATATTTCAAGTCTGCCTCCAGAGAATTTCTGCAAATTTTgcccagttgtcacttggactcaaagatgaactgattagatttcggtggtcggaggtcaaaggtcacggtgacttCACGCTAGTCTGGGAAAGCATTGTGGAATGAAGCTGCTCTGGTTGGCGCAGGGCGATGATTCTACTTTAGTCTCTGacattaaattcaaatgttgcaGACATTGGACAGATTTGGAGAAAGGTAGAGATGAACTTGTGTcagaaatacaaacatacaaacacttaGATTTAACAAGTTGTGCTTTAAGTGAGAGTGTGTTGTGATGACTGGACTTTATGAGTCTGCTCTCAGAAATCAGTCACCATCTCATACTGCAACGTTAAACTGAAGCctcttcctccgcctcctctgcAGTAAATGCAAATTAGGACTTGACATATGCACAAGTAAGGAGGACAAGTTGTGCTGCAGTGTGGTTGATCACCTCATCGCTGGTTTACCGATGTGCAGGGACATCGTGTCTGCTCTTACTCACAAATGAAGAACTGCACTACTTTCAAATCACCTGCAGAAACGAGCAGAGGGTGAGAGCGAGGCAGCTGGGATGTGACCTGCAGCCCCACTGGGTCATTACTTTGTGTTTAGAACCTCTCGAGGAATAAGAGACCGATTTATCTGACTCATTGCTTTTACCTGAGTCAGAATTAGTGGAGTGACCCAGCAGGCGAACGAAGTGGAAGAACGGTGatacttttgttttgtaaatgtcagCGTCTTCCTGTTCTCAGTCGATGTTGTTTCAAACATTAaacccacttcctgtctgataAGGAAACGCTGGTAGAGCTGCAGAACACAACAGGCCTGTCCGACAACTTCTTTCTGCCCcttgtatgttgtgtgtttcatgtaATCCACAGTGAAAGAGGCTGATTCAGTGGAAATAAGAGAATCCTACACTGTTCTGCTGCAGATGCTACAAAGTTATGCGAAGTCAAATGGTCTGGGGGATGTTTTCGGGGATGACATCCCTCATCTGAGTGGTCGAGATTACCGAATAATGTTGtattagtttaaaaaagaaagtatttttCAATGAAAGACTCAGAAAGGTGCACGGAGCTCTGCAGGGCGTCGGTGAAGTcccctccacctgctgctgctccctgtcGTCTCTACGTGATGACAGGAGGATGGCCGCTGGGTAACATGTCCTGTAAAACATTAGCATTACTCAAACATGGAAAAAACCTGCTTCTACTTGAGCgtgggtctttgtgtgtgtgaattttatTAAGGGCTGCCAGGTGCAGCTATCGTGTAGACGTCCTAGTTGACACGTTCATGGGAAACTTGACACACGTGAGCTGTTACTGTTCCACGCTCAGATGAGGCTGACGGATTTACGAGTGAATTCACATTCGCTTGTGCCAGATTATCCACAGAAAAATAGTAACGTTGTAAATTAGAAGATTAACCACTTTCACAACAGTTACAAATAGGACTAAAATATGCACAGCTTCCTGACGGGAACCCGAAGAAGAGCAGTCAGTTCCTgtctgaaccacagactgtttataaagatggagagCAGTCATCCATCTTCAGAACGATCAGAATCAGAGCTTGGCTGCATGTGACCCAGAGTCGGGTCCagcttgtgttttctcctctgtggagTAGAACTGAGTGGAATGAACGTATGACTGACAACATAATCCCGCCCCCTGTAATAACAAGCACGGTGAGACAAACACCATCAGGCCACCAGCTGGAAAAACAACCTTGACAGCAAAGTGCTTCACTGATATGCAAAACGCAGCTCAAGAAACAGCcaataaagctgcagagaacGAACGGTGTtttatcttcttcctctcttgtctgtgtgacagggagggaggagggggggggcagggagATGAGAGAtctcaactgtgtgtgtgtgtgtgtgtgtgtgtgtgtgtgtgtgtgtgtgtgagtgtgtgtgtgtgatagccCAGTGCGATGCTGGAGCTCCGTCCCAGCTGACACCCACCCAGCTTTCTTGGGAGCCAATTAGCCGTCGCTGTGCTCAGCTCTGACGACCGCGGAGCCGCCGCAGATTCACTTATACACGagttcttctctctgctcctaACGAAGGAGGTAGGAACGGATTGaggaaaggaggggaggagggaggagggaggaggagcagcagatgtACTTTTCTAGTTGACATTAGAGGCAGATCTGTTGGGCGTTGGATATAAGATCTTTAAAAAGCtaataaaaatcaattcatacattttcatttctcatgtTTCAGTGAGTTTAAGACGCTGCgagacaaacacactctcacgTCAGCTCTGGCAGATGCCTGACACCGGTGTCCACACAGTCGCTCCCTGTTATTGACTCTCATCAGAACAGCTGTCAGCCTGTGTTTGCTGTAGCATTTGTCTGCTCGCACACCGAGAGCTCGGGCACACAGGGTTTGCCAAGAAGAACATCTCCAATCAGGATGTTTAAAGAGCATAGCCGACCAGTCGTCACCAGATCCGTTTAGATTCCATATGCTGTCACACAGTGTACATATGTGATGTATAGATATATAGGCTCTGTGgctaaaacacacaagtcaaatGCAACGTGGACACTCCTCACGGAAAGACGCCGGCCAAACCAAGAACAGCAGAATAAAggataaatgttattttatcactttctttaacgttgccAAACAGGGcacttttagacattttcacagatttcacagagaataattcatgagtCTGCAGAGGGCTGGTCTGTGCAATgcggtgcagcttgattgaatttaagcaGGCGGCGCTCTGGGCTCTACTTAGTGCTGTTCTCGTTATAGCGTTTGCATTTGCGGGTGTTTGAAcatattatttcctgttttactttgtagtTCTTTCCCTATATGTCTCCGGCTTGTTgtacttcctgcctttgtccctGTTTCCCCTCCTCTGTGATTGCCTGCTGATGTCTTTCACCTGAGTCCAATCACGTGGATTAATCACTGCCAGGTTCTCCTGCTCAGTTTGGTTCAGTTTAGTTTAAGTTTTCTGCCTCCATGGATGACAAGTAAGACAACTTTTGGGGTTTAAAGTTTCTAAACttaatgttttagttttgcTGTGTTTAAACCTGAGAATCTTTTAATTTGTGacttgtgtgtgagagtttctgaaccagaaatgtttgaaatgtttctaAAAGGAATGCAAGGCCTGTACATTTATCACATTAGAGCTCGAGCTACAAGTCTGACCCAGTTCTTGTGTCAGCAGCTGTCTCAGTAACATGGGACATTCTTTGCCTGTATTGAAGAGCCCCAGAGCTTTCAAACAATATAGAATTTGTCATGgtggtgtgaaaatgaagtgtgGCACAGACCTAAATGTACTAGTAGCACCACAGTGTGACGAGTGctgaaaaaatgaaacaagCAGACAGAGATTCATGTTTTTCCCTGAACCACCTGAACTCAAGTTGTCTGTGTCTATGAAgcttggaggaggaggagggtgtgcAGGATATAGGATGATGCCAACTGTTGCTTTTAACGTGTTTTTATCAATAATATGAAAGATAAATAATTCTGTTCATGGATAATTGATCCTCGTAACAATATTGGCTTTTGTGGTTTTCAAAACCGAACTGCAcagattgtttttgtgtcacaGACGAGTTAGATTTACTGACAAAGTTGTTTCATAGATCGTTTTACCGTCACTGTTTCCATGCTGCATCTCTGCAGATCTCTATCGCACTGATTTGTATTCAAGGCTCGTTCGCGTATGcataagtctgtgtgtgtctctgctctggTTTTGGTCGGGGCGATGGATGGCAGGGGAGGGGAGGATCGTACCTGCAgcccagagagagacactgaatgaggatgagaaataaaagggaggatggaggaggaagctTGAGCCTTGAGGGGGCAGGTgtaggaaagaggaagaaaggagtTTGTCGCTCTTGCAGAAGAAGGAGAACCAGCAGCTACAGGGGAAGCAGAGGGAAAGAGTGCAGTGTCTCTATGTGCAGAGCTGAGGCAAGTTACTGGCCCCCAGTGAGTCTAGCTAAAAATAAACCTGAGAGCAGAGGATTCCTCCCCTCCATCTATCAGcatcttcctctttgtctcatcTTCCCTCTCCGCTCGTTGCAGGTGTGAGTGGATGATTCCTCACAGAGCGGCGGCTCAGTGTTTGTTGTCAACACATCTCCAGCTCCATTTAATTGCTGGagaaactaattaaaaacagaaaagcagttGCTCGCTGGGCTCAATGCAGTTTAACAGGAGAGGACTCGGCCAGTGTTTATTTGGCAGCGATCATCGTGTTTATGACAGATCTAGTTCAGTAAAGTGATCCACAGCTCGTCTGTGTGAAGAAGTGCAGCTTGGTtctaatgctggttgttttcatcGATCAAACTTGGCACTGCTCTTGTTCTTGTTTAGTTTCCCACACGTCTTCCATAATTCTGACTTTCCTTTCACTTGCTTCACCGACGTCAAGTGTGAATAAGTTACAGCTTGAAAAAATACAGATGTATATTGTGCTGTTTGACCGACAGTAGATTTTCCAGCTTTGCTACGGCGTCTCTTTCATAAAGACGTCCTGTTGTGAGGGTCAAGTGAGAGACTTTTAACATTTGTGTTGAAATGATCTCTTCCTTTATTtagtgacaggaagtgatttcATGTGGTCACATGTGCACACGTTAGAGACGCTGGTAGAGCTGGAAACGTGTAGATAAAATGTGACGTACAGAAGAAAGTCACTGCAATGTGTTTTGATTAATatgtataaaacaataaaagcatcaATCCCCACGGCTGTAAGAATGAAGTGATTATTTGTGTCCGTGTTATTACTCTTCTTTACTTGCACTGTTTACTTGTGTCCATTTGCACTTTACTTGTACAATTTATTATGCagcttattctgaaaatatactgatttatatatgtatgtgtatatactgttttattcatatattgtTGACcatacagtttatatatattaattgtCAATATCTCCTTATACATGGGTACAAATATTCTGTCTGTAGTAAcggtgtatataatgtacatgtTCTCTGTGGTTTCACTTGCTCTGGTTGTTTTGATGCTTTGCTGCTATAACTTAACGAATGTTTATGAATGAACAGTAGATGATGAAACTGATGTTACAAACAAATCTGTGGAAGTTGAGTCATgattcattctctctctgttttcttttgcagcTGTTTCCATCATGCGTCACAGTGCTTCAGCTTTCGGATTCGCTGTAAGTCAATTGAAAAGATGTGTGATGCTATTTGCTGGAGTGAGGAGAATattacatgtttctgtttttactttcatcTACGTGtaggaaagagaaaaagtttatttaacaaattaaactTAACCCTTTAACTAGAGCAGGGACAGTGAAGTAGGGAATCTAAAAAATTGGCTGTTAAAAGCCAATGATCTACTAATAAGATGTTTTCCTTGTCTTCTCTCTGTAGTTCGACGCAGCGCTGGACGTGTTGTCCTCCGTCATCGTGTTGTGGCGATACAGCAACGCTGCCGCTGTTCATTCTGCACACAGAGAATACATGTGAGTACAACCACCGCTCAGCCACAGCAACAAAGAAATGAGCTCATCACCAGGAAGTGATCGAGAttctgaaaacaaaatcaagcaGATGTTGTAATGGTGTTAAATATACAGATAGTTATTAATATAATGGAATGTTATTGTCTGGTGTTTCTAAATCAATGTTCAGGCAGATCATGTTGGTGTTGCTTTGTTTCTACGCAGCCATCTTTAGTCTTAGAAGTATATTTAGAAGATTATTTGCAGACACCTGCATTTATCTGAGCCTTTGTTTAGACCCGTCAGAGCCAGTTGaataaactgaaagaccacatgAGACTGAGTGGGACCCAGTTGTCCGTCACGTTATTTCCACTCAGTTGTATTCACCACGACGAGACAAATTCCAATCAAAAGCATCTTTTACCGAgttaaagagataaaaaagaaaccaTCTCAGCCCCGACTGAGGCAGTGTGTGGTAGCTTCAGTCTGTCAGCCGCCAACACACATTCCAGACGTGTGGAGGTCTCAGAGGAGAGACTGCTAATTGCTGCGGAGACGACGTACGACATATCGTCCTCTGGAGACGAGACACAGACGGAACAAGACATTCATTCAAACATCTGACAGGCTGCCGACGTATCAAATACTGGTTTCTATTTCggaagaaattaaaaacacatttcttcgTTACTTCAGCTGCTAGTTGGAGAATTTGGACATAGGTCAGTGAGCTGCTCAGAGTAAAAGGCTTCACGAGAgtttttctgcagaaagcctCAAGTCAACATCGACTATAGGTTgatttagcttctttttttttatatatatcgtTGCAGAATTGTGATTTAGCAACTGTATTATTAGGTCTGCAAGTACAGAAAAACAATTGCTGCAGCAGATTGTGTATATTCATGAATTGATGTAGTGAGACGCACAGGAGAGTGAGAATCACCTGCACACAACTATAACACCCACGCACGTGGCTGCACAAGTGAACAAGCACTTAGTGTGTGTACATACAAactgcatgtacacacacacacacgataacaGCCGTGttgtgcttctgtttttcttccagcactttctctctgtttgttaaCAAACAGAAGCTCCCGACTGAGCAAACTAGCGACTCACAACCAGCGAATCAATATTCTTCTTAATTCTTTTATCCGTCTGCGCCTGATCGAGGGTCAGTGGTGGAGCCCAGGTAGAGACCGGTTGCCACGGCAACAGGCTCAACCtgtcaaaacaagacaaattagTTTCCTAGATGAAAGCGTGGAGCTTTTCGAAAAAAGCACCTTCATTCACATGAGTGATGCTGTTGAGcagattttaatattaaaatgtgaagTCGAGTTGAAACAGAACCTGAAATTATACAGGAGATATTAATGGTGGTTTCTTTGcgcttctgtttttcttgtggCGAAACGGCTGCACAGAGACGTCGTCATTTTTACATCCATACTGGACAAGACACAACagggggcgtgtgtgtgtgtgtgtctgtgtgtgtgtgtgtgtgtgtgtgtgtgtgcgcgctgctGTGGACTTCCCAGAGTGATGTTGGGTGTTGCCTTGGTTACCTCATCCGGTCGAAACCCAGGATGCTGAGCGTGGAGCAGCCCTTTACACTTGAACACGCTCCTGTCTCCGGTCGCCATGCGTGACTGAGGCGTACGCTCCAatagtttctctttcttttttggtCTCCCTCCGGAAATTTGTTAATTAGgtaaagatgttaaaaaaaggAACATCTGCTGCTTCCAATAAATCTGTGCCGACCATTTTccctttctctgtgttgtgaAGTTTTGTGAAGCTCATGATCCTTTTAGGACGACTGGGGGAATTTATTTCTGTTGGTCCACTGGGCAAAGATGTGAGATTTATTCTTCCTAGTTTATAGCTCGATGGGTAATAAAATGCTCCTTGTTGTCCCTGGTAATTCAACCCACACTCTCTCCGATTAATTGAACCGTGCTCGGGGAATTTGGACTCATTACGTCTTGAACTGTATTTCTACAACTCTGAATTCATCCCTGCAGGTAGCAGCTTTCAGTGTCGGGGTAAATAGTTGCATCAATGTTTTCCTCCATTTCATGCCGAtgctttttctgtctctttgcagCACAGGTGACatcttctgtttctcctcctcagagccTGTGTCATCCTGGGTGTGATCTTCATCCTGTCCTCCCTGTGCATTCTGGGTAAGGCCATCCATGACCTGGCCACCAAGCTGTTGCCTGAAGTGGTAAGAATTTAAACAACTTGATTTTTACACGTCTTCTTTGCCTCTTACGTGCATGAAACATGACGCACGTGTTTTATAACATTTCAGACAGTTGCACCTTTGTTTGTACTGAGGCTTTAATTTGACCTAGAACATTGAGTCAAGAGATAATTTGTCTGTAAAGCTGGAAATTTGAAATGCGCGTTTGAGAAATTCTTCCCCGTTTACTCATGTGGATGAATTGTTTTGATGTTTAAAATGGGTCCTTGGAGCCAAGAGGGTTCATGTACACATGTTCCATCGCAGTGCGGGGCTCTGACAGCTCCATCACTGTCAGCTGAACTCTCACTAAACAGATTTGTGCTTTTCACTGAACTCTGGTGAgtaatcagatttttttttttttctgtggaaTTTGTGGCTATTTTTAAAAGCCTGGCCAGACACTAACGACCACTTTGTCCTCATCTGCTTTGCTGTAATACCACCAGTGTGCCACGGACCAGGATTTCACTTAGAAGCCCTTAAAAGGCCCGGCCGACTTTGTCTGTGCCGATGTCTATTAATACCTCGTCCAAATCTGCGAGTAGACGGCTGCTGACGTGATTTACATGAAGCTGCAGGTCTAACCCGGCTGCTCCTGTAGATCTGATAAGACGACACGTTGGatctcagctgcagccacagctcaGTTGTTGGGGAACAGGTGGAAGGTTTCGACTCTGTCTCCTGAAATCAAGTCTGGATGATTTGGTTATAATTAGGTTTTAGAGTGAGGCTGTAGTGAAGCATCTCCTCACACCTGCAGTCGTGAATCCTGCACatctgtatttactgtaactaTCATCTGGACGCTGTGGGGGTCATACAGGTTTAGGATGTcttggtttgtgttgttgtgacctGCTGTTGTTGAGAAAATCAATATTTATGATTTTGAAAATGGTTTAGTAGTTTCATCCTACATGCACACGTACTTTATTAAGGATTTCTTCAATTCTTtagttttctttaacattagtTTCACCTAAATGGTCAAATTTAATTTTTGAAAATCTCTATGTATTaattgaggtgtgtgtgtgtgtgtgtgtgtgtgtgtgtgtgtgtgtgtgtgtgtgtgtgtgtgtgtgtgtgtgtgtgtgtgtgtgtgtgtgtgtgtgtgtgttgtgtgtgtgagagagacaggacgAGCTGAATGAATCGTGTGTAGCTCTGCTGCAGAATAAGATTTGACCAATTCAAGAGAAAGTGGTCTGAGTGATTCTCAGGATTCAGTCACAGTAAGAATCTGAGAAAATAAGGTTTCAAGCCCTTTGTTGTCAGATTGAATGTCTTGTTGTTG from Hippoglossus stenolepis isolate QCI-W04-F060 chromosome 24, HSTE1.2, whole genome shotgun sequence encodes the following:
- the LOC118103461 gene encoding transmembrane protein 163, translating into MTDSAPPDSTAVPHPAVVVEPAAVNGQCEQADPQEQQQEQEQQQEQQEQRSGTESQGEGLKMDQEMKITESIDDRGLLESSMRLKPHEAQSYRKKALWVSWVSIAVTIVLAIAAFTVSIMRHSASAFGFAFDAALDVLSSVIVLWRYSNAAAVHSAHREYIACVILGVIFILSSLCILGKAIHDLATKLLPEVDGFLFSVSIVSGVACILLAVVKFMLGRVLTSRALITDGFNSLVGGVMGFSILISAEVFKHEPQVWYLDGTIGVLMGLIILSYGVKLLLDMVPRMRQTRNYERFE